A window of the Lepisosteus oculatus isolate fLepOcu1 chromosome 14, fLepOcu1.hap2, whole genome shotgun sequence genome harbors these coding sequences:
- the LOC138243270 gene encoding zinc finger protein 180-like produces MEPQLIDPAELKKEPQVIQTAELHTEGHDGENKSQFQNREQNHSMKDLQNKKPQHDQTMRKNHSKPCSDGVDKLPLQHRDEQRFCQSSISKNLCTGEKSFTCRQCGKSFSVLSILVVHQHIHTLERPFSCSQCGKSFSQSHNLKRHQGIHTGERPFSCNQCGKSFRDTSALIVHQRIHTGERPFSCSQCGKSFSQSRTLIVHQGIHTGEKLFSCCQCGKRFSQSHYLKRHQRIHTGERPFSCSQCGKSFRVSSALLAHNRTHTGERLFSCSQCGKSFSKSSNLRAHQRTHTGEKPFSCSQCGKSFSQSHDLKRHQLVHTGERPFSCSQCGKCFSLSSNLRAHQRIHTGERQ; encoded by the coding sequence ATGGAGCCCCAGTTGATTGACCCCGCAGAGCTGAAGAAGGAGCCCCAGGTGATTCAGACTGCTGAGCTGCACACTGAAGGACACGatggagaaaacaaatctcagtttcAGAACAGAGAGCAAAATCATTCCATGAAGGATTTGCAGAATAAGAAACCCCAGCATGATCAGACAATGAGGAAGAATCACTCAAAGCCTTGCTCAGatggagtggacaaactgccATTGCAACACAGGGATGAGCAGCGTTTTtgtcagtctagcatttcaAAAAACCTTTGCACAGGAGAGAAATCTTTCACTTGccgtcagtgtgggaagagttttagtgtcTTAAGTATCTTAGTAGtccaccagcacattcacacattagagagaccattcagctgcagtcagtgtgggaagagttttagtcagtcacacaacttaaaaagacaccagggtattcacacaggagagagaccattcagctgcaatcagtgtgggaagagttttagagaCACAAGTGCCTTAATagtccaccagcgcattcacacaggagagagaccattcagctgcagtcagtgtgggaagagttttagtcagtcaagaaCCTTAATAGTCCACCAgggcattcacacaggagagaaattattcagctgctgtcagtgtgggaagcgttttagtcagtcacactacttaaaaagacaccagcgtattcacacaggagagagaccattcagttgcagtcagtgtgggaagagttttagagtCTCAAGTGCCTTATTAGCCCACAATCGCACTCACACTGGAGAGAGactgttcagctgcagtcagtgtgggaagagttttagtaaatCAAGTAACTTAAGAGCCCACCAGCgcactcacacaggagagaagccattcagctgcagtcagtgtgggaagagttttagtcaatcACATGACTTAAAAAGGCACCAGCttgttcacacaggagagagaccgttcagctgcagtcagtgtgggaaatgTTTTAGTCTTTCAAGTAACTTAAGAGCCcatcagcgcattcacacaggagagaggcaATAG